From Scomber scombrus chromosome 13, fScoSco1.1, whole genome shotgun sequence, a single genomic window includes:
- the phgdh gene encoding D-3-phosphoglycerate dehydrogenase: protein MAPISIKTVLISESVDPRCRAILQENGIQVTEKQNMKKDELIAEIKDYDGLVVRSATKVTADVINAASNLKIIGRAGTGVDNVDVNAATKKGIIVMNTPSGNTISAAELTCALLMSLSRNVPQATMSMKAGNWDRKKFMGAELYGKVLGIVGLGRIGKEVASRMQSFGMKTIGYDPITPPEVSASWGVEQMPLEKLWPQCDYITVHTPLMPSTAGLLNDETFAKCKKGVKVVNCARGGIIDEDALLRALESGQCGGAGLDVFVEEPPKNRSLVDHPNVISCPHLGASTKEAQARCGEDIALQIVDMVKGKNLFGAVNAQVLASTFCQESHQLIKLGEAIGAVLQSCSASKKPFSHVQITTQGDCIKSSTGYMTSAVLVGLLNNESGCCPNLINAVSLAKESGITVNQTHCDGAAGGVCKVEITASGCSYKASGSVQGGVPVLLELSNSMFRQPVALSGNLLFFKASASPQILPSVAGLLATEGVEIESFSAPADRTGDLWYCVGVSSPLRDLSALKSLAKEVAQFTI from the exons ATGGCCCCGATCTCCATCAAGactgtgttaatcagtgaaagtGTGGACCCCCGCTGTAGGGCGATTCTGCAGGAAAATGGCATCCAAGTTACCGAGAAGCAGAACATGAAGAAAGATGAGTTAATCGCGGAGATTAAG GACTATGACGGCCTTGTGGTCAGATCTGCAACCAAGGTAACGGCTGATGTTATCAATGCTGCCAGTAATCTTAAAATCATTGGGAGAGCTGGGACCGGTGTGGACAATGTGGATGTAAATGCCGCCACAAAAAAGGGCATTATTGTCATGAA CACTCCAAGCGGTAACACGATCAGTGCTGCTGAGCTGACATGTGCCCTGCTGATGAGCCTCTCAAG AAATGTGCCTCAAGCTACAATGTCTATGAAAGCAGGGAACTGGGATCGCAAAAAG TTCATGGGTGCAGAGCTGTATGGCAAAGTACTGGGAATAGTTGGACTTGGAAGGATAGGAAAGGAAGTCGCCTCAAGAATGCAGTCATTTGGCATGAAG ACTATTGGCTATGATCCAATCACTCCTCCTGAGGTGTCAGCCAGCTGGGGGGTGGAGCAGATGCCCCTGGAGAAGCTTTGGCCCCAATGCGACTACATTACTGTCCACACTCCTCTAATGCCCTCTACTGCTG GTCTGCTTAATGatgaaacatttgcaaaatGCAAGAAAGGAGTGAAGGTTGTCAACTGTGCACGTGGAGGCATCATTGACGAAGATGCTCTCCTCAGAGCTTTGGAGTCTGGACAGTGCGGAGGAGCAGGGCTTGACGTCTTTGTTGAG GAGCCACCTAAGAACCGCTCACTGGTCGACCATCCCAATGTCATCAGCTGTCCTCACCTGGGAGCCAGTACCAAGGAGGCACAGGCCCGCTGCGGGGAGGACATCGCTCTACAGATTGTGGACATGGTGAAGGGCAAGAACTTGTTTGGAGCA GTAAATGCACAGGTTTTGGCCAGCACGTTCTGCCAGGAATCTCACCAGCTGATCAAACTTGGAGAAGCCATTGGAGCTGTGCTGCAGTCTTGCAGTGCTTCCAAGAAACCGTTCAGCCATGTTCAGATAACTACTCAAG GGGATTGCATTAAGTCCTCCACTGGTTACATGACTTCTGCTGTACTGGTTGGACTTCTTAATAATGAATCTGGCTGTTGCCCAAACCTCATCAATGCCGTGAGCCTTGCCAAGGAGTCTGGAATCACG GTGAACCAGACCCACTGCGATGGGGCTGCCGGTGGTGTGTGCAAGGTGGAGATCACAGCCAGTGGCTGCAGCTACAAAGCCAGCGGCTCAGTTCAAGGTGGTGTGCCGGTCCTACTGGAGCTGAGTAACAGCATGTTCAGACAACCGGTCGCTCTCTCTGGGAATCTGCTGTTCTTCAAGGCCTCTGCCAGTCCTCAGATCCTGCCTTCAGTAGCTG GACTGCTTGCCACAGAGGGAGTGGAAATTGAGTCCTTCAGTGCTCCTGCAGACCGCACTGGAGATCTGTGGTATTGTGTGGGGGTGTCTTCACCCCTGCGAGACCTCAGTGCCTTGAAGTCTTTGGCTAAGGAGGTGGCGCAGTTTACCATTTAA
- the klhl23 gene encoding kelch-like protein 23, with protein sequence MSHEQTEVYTYNFCDGDHPVELLDTLRHFYISGLFTDVTLQCGESGQVFHCHKVLLSARSSYFKVMFTADMRERSNSVIKLTGVDSAVLGSLVNYVYTAQVCITESNVQSLLEAADLLQFISVKQACEEFLIRLLDVDNCLGMHAFAQLHLCPGLEREARRLMLSRFADLTQQEEFLELDHDKMRSVLAAQNLNVQRNEVLIDAVAKWVTHDLDNRVHQATDLLHSIHLDLDEVYFKATLEVHRQCLMSSEGKLKSMIIQALRSNSKEMSASRKMSSSMYIIGGYYWHPLCEVHIWDPISNTWVQGKDMPDHARESYSVSLLGANIYVTGGYKTNTVEALDTVEIYNCDYDEWTEGCPMITARYYHCSVALHGCIYAIGGYRGGAPERETEYFDPLKKKWFPVAKMIQGVGNATACVTGDKIYVTGGHYGYRGSCTYEKIQVYRPDVNEWSIITISPRPEYGLSSVFLNNKLYLVGGQTTIADCYDTERDEWRSISVMKERRMECGAVVMNGCIYVTGGYSYSKGTYLQSIEKYDPELDSWEIVGSLPSPARSHGCVCVYSV encoded by the exons ATGTCACATGAACAAACTGAAGTCTACACATACAACTTCTGCGATGGAGACCATCCAGTCGAGCTCCTGGATACTCTCAGGCACTTCTACATCAGTGGCTTGTTTACTGACGTTACTCTGCAGTGTGGCGAGTCTGGACAGGTGTTTCACTGCCACAAGGTGCTGCTGTCAGCCAGGAGCTCCTATTTCAAAGTCATGTTCACAGCTGATATGAGGGAGAGGTCAAACAGCGTCATCAAACTGACTGGGGTTGACAGTGCCGTTCTGGGTTCCCTGGTGAACTATGTGTACACAGCTCAGGTGTGCATCACTGAAAGCAACGTGCAGAGCCTGCTGGAGGCTGCAGACCTCCTGCAGTTCATCTCTGTGAAACAAGCATGCGAGGAGTTCCTCATTCGCCTCCTAGATGTAGACAACTGCCTGGGCATGCATGCTTTTGCTCAGCTCCACCTGTGTCCTGGCCTGGAGAGGGAGGCCCGGAGATTGATGCTGAGCAGGTTTGCGGACCTTACTCAGCAGGAGGAGTTCTTGGAGCTGGATCATGATAAGATGAGATCAGTTTTGGCTGCTCAGAACCTCAACGTGCAGAGAAATGAAGTGCTCATAGATGCCGTGGCCAAATGGGTAACCCATGACTTGGATAATCGTGTTCATCAGGCTACAGACCTGCTGCATTCCATCCATCTTGACCTGGACGAGGTTTACTTCAAAGCTACTTTAGAAGTGCACAGACAGTGCTTGATGAGCAGTGAAGGGAAACTTAAATCCATGATTATTCAGGCTTTAAGGTCCAACAGCAAGGAGATGTCTGCAAgcagaaaaatgtcttcaagCATGTACATCATCGGAGGATACTACTGGCATCCTCTTTGTGAAGTTCACATATGGGATCCTATAAGCAACACATGGGTGCAAGGAAAGGACATGCCTGATCATGCACGAGAGAGCTACAGCGTCAGTTTACTTGGAGCAAATATCTATGTGACTGGCGGTTACAAGACAAACACCGTTGAGGCCCTGGACACAGTGGAGATTTATAACTGTGACTACGACGAATGGACCGAGGGTTGCCCCATGATTACAGCGAGATACTATCATTGCTCTGTGGCTTTGCATGGCTGCATTTATGCTATCGGAGGCTACAGAGGAGGAGCTCCTGAGCGAGAGACAGAATATTTTGATCCCCTGAAAAAGAAATGGTTCCCTGTGGCCAAAATGATCCAAG gTGTAGGAAATGCCACTGCCTGTGTAACAGGAGATAAAATCTATGTGACTGGAGGCCACTATGGGTACAGAGGGAGCTGCACCTATGAAAAAATCCAAGTTTACAGGCCAGACGTCAATGAGTGGAGTATCATTACAATAAGCCCTCGTCCAG AGTACGGCCTGAGTTCTGTGTTTCTCAATAACAAGCTTTATTTGGTGGGTGGACAGACGACTATCGCAGACTGctatgacacagagagagacgaATGGAGATcaatatctgtgatgaaggagaggaggatggagtGTGGGGCTGTGGTAATGAACGGTTGTATTTACGTAACCGGGGGATACTCCTACTCAAAAGGGACTTATCTGCAGAGCATTGAGAAATATGACCCTGAACTGGACTCTTGGGAGATTGTAGGGTCTCTTCCCAGCCCAGCCAGATCAcatggatgtgtttgtgtttacagtgtttag
- the cfap210 gene encoding cilia- and flagella- associated protein 210: MASVVQHGRRRGASKSAEGASRMVQPPDLRQVTVLSRAEWQRIKDELNQVNKDDETLREAIEEREALHLRSKEVVKLWSNTIAGQRQKKLEAKKIREEIEEEKRKLTDIEEAKYQEEMRREAVEQAKKQLYNQTDRVRGLHRALLLTEVMKEREAQIQLKQRIKSASKYVDRDFLETVKAKEDEALRREQEKALQNKLKCQAVAEDLKNQMKDSELAKERHKLETRKDAEEIKHLEEIYQWERRMEEEQREKQKKDLMKAHLEHLMNRDIIKSTNAQKEEVEDERRKLFLSAKQKMTMLRKKKEKELLSEAQMRREQTLTKLAVKQQEQLDSEEQRIAKAVDERDAKQAQKQRDKEEKRIAMLESIAAHRERMIREKEQREKITQQTTRDTLQAKREGDKIFYEKQQLRAQRMREDARKLQRFHAAQMAEKSARHHQLRSEEYMFEVKNAEAITEEENQFQLYSRDVINAAAEAQRNVFPLCKAAREGIGGGLGPNLGGAGPSYLAQDSTGAQMPQYVSSTTQNIKKIHEVVDIEDAKKRLGFTW, encoded by the exons ATGGCATCAGTGGTTCAGCACGGCCGACGGAGAGGAGCCAGTAAAAGTG CTGAGGGAGCCAGCAGGATGGTCCAGCCACCAGATCTCCGACAAGTCACTGTCTTAAGCAGGGCTGAATGGCAGAGGATTAAAGATGAACTGAACCAAGTGAACAAAGACGATGAGACACTGAGAGAGGCAATAGAAGAGAGGGAGGCCCTGCACCTGCGATCCAAAGAGGTGGTGAAACTGTGGTCCAATACCATCGCT GGTCAAAGGCAGAAGAAGCTGGAGGCAAAGAAGATTCGGGAGGAGAttgaagaggagaaaaggaaattGACTGATATAGAAGAGGCCAAATATCAGGAGGAAATGCGGAGAGAGGCTGTTGAACAAGCCAAAAAACAGCTGTATAATCAAACCGACCGAGTCAGAGGGTTACAC CGTGCGCTCTTGCTGACTGAAGTGATGAAGGAGAGGGAGGCCCAGATTCAGCTGAAGCAGAGAATAAAGAGTGCCTCTAAATATGTGGACAGAGATTTCCTGGAGACAGTGAAGGCCAAAGAGGATGAAGCTTTGAGACGGGAGCAGGAGAAAGCTCTCCAGAACAAGCTCAAATGTCAGGCTGTGGCAGAGGACCTGAAAAACCA GATGAAGGACAGCGAGCTGGCAAAAGAGCGACACAAGCTGGAGACGAGGAAGGACGCGGAGGAAATCAAACACCTCGAAGAGATCTATCAGTGGGAGAGAAGAATggaggaggaacagagggaaAAGCAGAAGAAAGACCTTATGAAAGCTCACCTG GAGCATCTCATGAACAGAGACATCATTAAGTCTACAAACGCACaaaaagaggaggtggaggatgaaAGAAGAAAACTTTTTCTCTCCGCAAAGCAAAAAATGACGAtgttaaggaaaaaaaaagaaaaggagttGTTGAG CGAGGCCCAGATGCGCAGAGAGCAAACCCTAACCAAACTGGCAGTCAAACAGCAGGAGCAACTGGACAGCGAGGAGCAGAGAATCGCCAAGGCCGTGGATGAGCGGGATGCAAAACAGGCACAGAAGCAGAGGGacaaggaggagaagaggattGCGATGTTGGAGTCGATTGCTGCACACAGAGAACGCATG ATTCGAGAAAAGGAGCAGAGGGAGAAGATTACACAACAGACCACTCGAGACACGCTTCAGGCTAAGAGAGAGGGcgacaaaatattttatgagaAACAACAACTGAGGGCTCAGAGGATGAGAGAAGATGCAAGAAAATTACAACGGTTCCATGCCGCACAAATG GCTGAAAAAAGCGCCAGGCATCATCAGCTGAGAAGTGAGGAATACATGTTTGAAGTGAAAAACGCAGAAGCCATCACTGAAGAGGAAAACCAGTTTCAGCTGTATTCACGGGACGTCATCAACGCAGCAGCAGAGGCTCAGCGAAATGTGTTTCCACTGTGCAAAGCTGCGAGGGAAGGGATCGGAGGGGGGCTCGGCCCCAATCTTGGGGGAGCGGGGCCTAGCTACCTTGCTCAGGACAGTACTGGTGCTCAAATGCCCCAATATGTCTCCAGCACCACccagaacattaaaaaaattcacGAGGTTGTAGACATTGAAGATGCAAAGAAGAGACTTGGATTTACATGGTGA